A section of the Halichoerus grypus chromosome 11, mHalGry1.hap1.1, whole genome shotgun sequence genome encodes:
- the OR52N4 gene encoding olfactory receptor 52N4 produces the protein MLMLNQTDLIPAPPVSFILNGIPGLEDMHMWISFPFCSMYAVAVVGNCGLLYLIHYKDSLHRPMYYFLAMLSLTDLFICSSTIPKALCIFWFHFKEISFDGCLVQMFFIHTFTGLESGVLMLMALDRYIAICYPLCYSTILTNSVIAKAGLSTFLRGVFLIIPFTILTKRLPYCRGNIIPHTYCDHMSVAKLSCGNIKVNVIYGLMVALLIGGFDILCITISYTMILRAVVSLSSADALHKAFSTCTAHICAIVFSYSAAFFSFFSHHFGGHTIPPSCHIIVANIYLLLSPTMNPIVYGVKTKQIRDCVIRIPSGSKDIKFQSK, from the exons ATGCTAATGCTAAACCAAACAGACCTGATCCCa gcgcccccagtctcATTCATTCTTAATGGGATCCCAGGACTGGAGGACATGCACATGTGGATTTCTTTCCCATTCTGCTCCATGTATGCTGTGGCTGTGGTAGGGAATTGTGGGCTCCTCTACCTCATCCACTATAAGGACTCCCTGCACAGGCCCATGTACTATTTTCTAGCTATGCTTTCCCTAActgatcttttcatatgctctAGTACAATTCCTAAAGCTCTCTGCATCTTCTGGTTCCATTTCAAGGAAATCAGCTTTGATGGATGTCTGGTCCAGATGTTCTTCATCCATACCTTCACAGGGTTGGAGTCTGGGGTGCTCATGCTTATGGCCCTGGACCGCTACATAGCCATCTGCTACCCGCTGTGCTACTCTACTATCCTCACCAATTCTGTTATTGCAAAGGCTGGGCTCTCCACCTTTCTCAGAGGAGTGTTCCTCATAATTCCCTTCACTATCCTCACCAAGCGCCTGCCCTACTGCAGAGGGAATATAATTCCCCACACCTACTGTGACCACATGTCTGTAGCCAAATTATCCTGCGGGAATATCAAGGTCAATGTCATCTATGGTCTGATGGTTGCCCTCCTGATTGGGGGCTTTGACATCCTGTGCATCACAATCTCCTACACCATGATCCTCCGGGCAGTGGTCAGCCTCTCTTCAGCAGATGCTCTGCACAAGGCCTTTAGTACCTGCACTGCCCACATATGTGCCATTGTTTTCTCTTATAGTgcagccttcttctccttcttttcccacCACTTTGGGGGCCACACAATCCCTCCATCTTGTCACATCATTGTGGCCAATATTTATCTGCTCTTGTCTCCCACTATGAACCCCATTGTCTATGGGGTGAAAACCAAGCAGATACGAGACTGTGTCATAAGGATCCCTTCAGGTTCTAAGGACATCAAATTCCAGAGCAAATGA